CCGTCCGTCCCCCAGACCCCTTCGACAAAGGAAACCCCTGATGCAGGCTCCCTCCACCGCTACCGCCGCACCGGCGCTGGCCACTCCCGCCGCACCGCACGAATTCCTGGCCTTCACCCTGGGCCAGGAGGAATACGGCATCGACATCCAGAAGGTGCAGGAGCTGCGCGGCTACGACGCCGTCACGCGCATCGCGAACGCGCCCGAGTACCTCAAGGGCGTGGTGAACCTGCGGGGAATCATCGTGCCCATCGTCGACATGCGGATCAAGTTCAACCTGGGCACGCCCAGCTACGACCAGTTCACGGTGGTGATCATCCTCAACGTGGCCGAACGCGTGATGGGCATCGTGGTCGACAGCGTGTCCGACGTGATCACGCTGTCCCCCGAGCAGGTCAAGCCAGCGCCCGAGATGGGCTCGGTGCTCGACACCGACTACCTCATCGGGCTGGGCACGCTGGACCAGCGCATGCTGATCCTGGTGGACATCGACAAGCTCATGACGAGCGAGGAGATGGGCCTGATCTCGCAGGCCGTGCAGTAGGCGCGCCGCGCCCCCGGACGACTCCGAAGGACCCTCCCATGCAACTCCAGAACGTCAAGATCGGCACGCGCCTGGGCGCGGCTTTCATCCTCCTGCTGGCGCTCACCGCCGGCATCGCCGCAACCGGCGCGTGGCGCCTGCAGCAGCTGTCGCAGCGGGCTGAGACCCTGGCCGGCGAGGACCATGAGCGTCTGACCCAGGTCCTGGTCTGGCGGCAGTCGGTCGACCTGAACTGGACCCGCACCCGCATCCTGGCGATGAACGCCGACGCCCGCGTCGTGCAATCGGTCAAGGCCGACATGGACCGGACCTCGGAGGTCATCACCAGCGCGCAAAAGCGGGTGGACACGCTGGTGCGGCGCCCGGAG
The sequence above is a segment of the Ramlibacter tataouinensis genome. Coding sequences within it:
- a CDS encoding chemotaxis protein CheW; its protein translation is MQAPSTATAAPALATPAAPHEFLAFTLGQEEYGIDIQKVQELRGYDAVTRIANAPEYLKGVVNLRGIIVPIVDMRIKFNLGTPSYDQFTVVIILNVAERVMGIVVDSVSDVITLSPEQVKPAPEMGSVLDTDYLIGLGTLDQRMLILVDIDKLMTSEEMGLISQAVQ